One Chlamydiales bacterium genomic window, TTAATAGTTTGTTGAGAAAAGAGAATGAATACTGTCTTGAATTTCTTAAGACCTGCAGAACACATTGAGGAAATTGATGATCCAAGGATTGTAAAGAAAGAATATCGTTATTGGCGTTTCCGGATTTTTTATGCGATGTTTACGGGATACATTTTTTACTATTTTACCCGAAAAAGTTTTACTTTTGCCATGCCTGCTTTAATGCATGATCTTGGTTTTAATAAGGCACAACTTGGTGTATTAGGAAGTGCTCTTTACATCACTTATGGACTCAGTAAATTTGCTAGTGGAGTGATGTCTGATCAGTCGAATCCTCGCTATTTTATGGCATTTGGTTTAATTATCACAGGGATGACAAGTATTTTTTTTGGATTCTCTTCTTCTTTAATTTTATTTGCTATTTTTCAGGGAATCAATGGTTGGTTTCAGGGATGGGGATGGCCTCCATGTGCCCGTTTGCTTACTCACTGGTACTCTCAATCTGAAAGAGGAATGTGGTGGAGTATTTGGAGTACTTCTCATAACGTGGGAGGATTTTTGATTCCTATTATTGCGGGGGCCTGTACTCAGTATTTTGGATGGCGTTATGCGATGTTTATTCCTGGCATTCTTTGTATTTTTATGGGCTTTGTTCTAATCAACCGATTACGTGATACTCCCCAGTCTCTTGGTTTGCCCACCATTGAGAAATATCGTCAAGATTATCCTAGTCCAGAAAAACTCTATGAGAAATCGGAAAAAGAACTCTCGACAAAGGAAATTTTACTTAACTATGTTCTGACAAACAAGTGGATCTGGATCCTCGCAATTGCTTCTTTTTTTGTATACGTCATTCGCATGGCAATTAATGATTGGAGTGCTCTTTATCTTATTGAAACTAAGGGTTATTCTATGATAAAAGCCAATGGATGCGTTTCACTTTTTGAAATTGGCGGTCTTTTTGGAATGTTGATTGCTGGCTGGTTATCAGATAAATTATCCACTGGCCGTCGTGGTCCAATGAATGTTCTTTTTTCTCTTGGTATGATTGGTTCTATTTTAGTCCTTTGGTTGTTTCCTGAAGCAAATGGCTGGTTATGTTCAGTAGTTCTTTTTATGATTGGGTTTTTTTTATTTGGTCCTCAGATGTTAATTGGTCTAGCTGCAGCAGAGCTATCTCATAAGAAAGCTGCTGGTACTGCAAGTGGTTTTGCTGGTTGGTTTGCCTATTTTGGTGCTGCAGTTGCCGGATATCCTCTTGGAAAAATTGCTCAAGAATTCGGTTGGTTAGGTTATTTTTTGATTCTAATTATTTGTGGGATTGTGACCGTTCTTCTTTTTTTACCCATGTGGAATGCCCAACCTCAATCTAGAAATAATGAGCAAAAAGAAATGGAATTTTCTCTTTCTCAAGATCAAATTAAACCGACTAAATCTTAAAATGTTGCATTTTTATTTTTCGATTAGAAGATAGCATAAGAAATTACTCCAAGAGGGTTTCATGAGTTATCTGCTATCGTGAAAATGAACCAATCACTCGGAGTTACCTTGTTAAAAACAATAACCTAAGGAGAGTAATATTTCCCTTTAAAATCAAATAGGGTAGAATTTTTTCTCTTATGTGGTTTTCTCTTCATCAACACTCTCAATATTCGATTTTAGAGGCGTCATCTTCTGTCGAGGGGATCGCACAAAAAGCAGCGGAAATGGGGATGCAAGCGACCGCTCTTACTGATCATGGAAATATGCATGGAGTGATTGATTTTTATCAAACATGCAAGAAGTATGACGTGAAACCAATCGTTGGGTGTGAGGTTTATGTTGCCCCAACTTCTCGTTTTGAAAAAAAGAAAATTAGTGGGAAAACTGCTTTCCATTTAGTTTTATTAGCAAAAAATACGCAAGGTTATCGCAACTTATGCCACCTTTCTTCAAAAGGGTATCTTGAAGGGTTTTATTACCATCCAAGGATTGATAAAGAACTTCTTCAAGAGTATGCGGAAGGTCTGATTTGTCTCTCTTCTTCTCTTGCAGGTCAAGTTGCAGATCTTGCACTTTATGGGACAGAAGAAGCATTTTATCAAGAAATACTCTGGTATCAGAAAATTTTTGGTGAGGATTATTATCTTGAATTGCAGCGTCACCAAATGGTTGAAGAGAAGATTGTCGCTATCTCTTCAGAAGCTTGGTTGGAACAACAATATCGAAATTTTATTCAGAATCAGCAAAAAGTGAATGCAATGATGGTAGCTGCCAGTAAGAAACTAGGTATTCCTCTTGTTGCAACAAATGATACTCACTATCTTGAGGCAGATGATTGGCAAGCCCACGAAATCTTAATCAATATTCAGTCAGGGGAACCAGTCGAAATTTGGGAAAAAGATAGCTTTAATAACCCGACATTTCGTGTTCCAAATCCAAAAAGGCGAGTCTATTCTAGCCATGAGTTTTATTTTAAATCTCAGGAAGAGATGGTAGCTCTTTTTTTCGATCTTCCAGAAGCCATTTCAAATACACTAAAGATTGCGGAAAAATGTCAACTTGAACTGGACTTTTCTACTAAGCACTATCCTGTCTTTTCCTGTAAACCAGGATATACAAAGGAAACATTTTTACGCCATTTATGTGAAGAGGGAATTAAGAAACGCTATCCCCCTGAAAGACTCCAAAAAGTTGCAGAAAAGTACCCTGAAAAAGATCCAATGGATGTTGTTCATGAACGTCTCAAACTCGAAATGGAAATTATCTATGCTAAGGGGATGAGCGATTATTTATTGATTGTTTGGGATTTCATCAACTGGGCTAAGAAAGAAGGAATTCCAGTGGGTCCAGGAAGAGGCTCTGGGGTCGGTTCAATCATTCTATATTTAATAGAAATTACGGATATAGAACCCTTAAGATTTCATCTTTTTTTTGAGCGTTTTATCAATCCTGAGCGTCTTTTTTATCCTGATATTGATGTCGATATTTGTATGGATCGAAGAGCTCAAGTCATTGACTATACAGTAGCAAAGTATGGCAGGGAAAATGTAGCTCAGATTGTGACTTTTGGAACTATGAAGGCAAAGATGACGATCAAAGATGTCGGAAGAGTTTTATCAGTTCCCCTTTCGAAAGTGAACCAGATTGCAAAATATATTCCAGATGATTTGAATATGACGCTTGAGAAAGCTTTAGAAATTGATCCTGATCTCTATCAAATGTATTTGGAAGATAGTGATGCAAAAAAAATTATTGATTTGGGGAAAAAACTTGAAGGATCGATTCGTAATACTGGAATTCACGCTGCAGGTCTAATTATTTCAGGCTCTCCTCTAACTGAAAATATTCCAATTTGTCGTCCAAAAGAATCTGATATGATTACAACACAATTTTCTATGAAGCCGGTTGAAGCGGTGGGAATGTTGAAAATTGATTTTTTAGGATTGAAGACTTTAACAAGCATTCAAATTGCCTGTGATGCAGTTGCGATGAACACTGGGAAAAAGCTTGATTGGCAGAATCTTCCGCTTGATGATGAAAAAACATTTCATCTGTTGCAGCAAGGCAAGACATTGGGTGTGTTTCAAATGGAATCAGGTGGTATGCAAGAACTTGCTCGCCAGCTACTACCTGATAAATTTGAAGAAATTATTGCGATTGGTTCTCTTTACCGCCCTGGTCCAATGGATATGATCCCATCTTTTATTCATCGAAAACATGGACGTGAAAAAATTGAATATGATCATCCTTTGCTTAAACCTATTCTTGAAGAGACATATGGGATTATGGTGTATCAGGAGCAGGTCATGCAGATTGCTCAGAAACTTGCCAATTACTCTTTAGGTGAAGGCGATGTATTGCGTCGAGCCATGGGGAAGAAAGATCGTGAACAGATGGAGCAAGAGAGAGAAAAATTTCGTCAGGGAGCGATAAAAAATGGTCTTCATGAAGAAGTCGCAGCCGCGATTTTTGATAAGATAGAAAAATTTGCTTCTTACGGTTTTAATAAATCCCATGCAGCAGCTTATGGGTTTCTTACTTATATAACAGCCTATCTTAAAGCGAACTACCCAGGCATTTGGATGGCAGCACTTATGACATGTGATCGTGATGATATCTCTAAAGTTGCTAAGTTTATTCGTGAGCTGCGTTCAATGAATATTGATATTCTTTCTCCTGACATCAATGAGTCAGGTAAAGCGTTTGTTATGACAGAAAAAGGCATTCGATTTGCGATGAGTGGGATCAAAGGAGTTGGAGAGGGAGTTGTTGAGGTTATTTTAGAGGAAAGAGATAGAAATGGTCCTTTTGCAAATTTCTATGATTTCTTTAAACGGATTGATCTGAAACGTGTGAGTAAAAAGGCAATTGAGTGTTTAGTGGATGCTGGTGCTTTTGATTTTACTGGTTGGCTGCGTGATGAATTAAGAATGAAGATCGAAGAGATGCATGAAGTTGCTTCAACTGACCAAAAAGAGGCAGATTCAGGTGTACTAACTTTTTTTTCTCTGATGACAGAAGAGATAAGTCATCGATTTACAAATCCTCCTGAAATTACCCATCCTACTCCAAAAATGGAGGTTTTAAAGAAAGAAAAAGAGTTATTAGGATTTTTCCTCACAGGTCATCCAATGGATGCTTTTGAACACATTTTGGAGCGCCTTTCCTGTACCCCTCTTGCTGATCTTAATCAAATTGAACACAATCAACTGATTCGTGCAGCCTTTATTCTCGAAACTGTGCAAATTAGAGTTTCCCAACGCTCTCAAAAAAAATTTGCAATTCTGCAGATTAGTGATGGAGTAGAAACGTATGAATTACCAGTTTGGTCTCAACTTTATGAAGAAAAGGGAGATTTGTTAAAAGTCAATCAGCTGATTTATGCTATTTTGCAAATAGATAGACGAGAAGAGTCCATCCGTCTTTCTTGTCGTTGGTTAGATGATCTTACGAAGGTGAATGATGTAATGATTGAAGAGTGTGATAAAGCTTTTGATTATGCTAAATTACAGCAGAATCATTTGACAAATCATCAAAAAAAAGGGATTAAATCCATCAATAAGAAATCCGAATTGCTCTCCCTTAAGCTGGATGTAACCATCGTGCGTCTTTCTCATATTCTCAAAATGAAAAATCTATTTCGTTTTCATTCTGGGTCTCAAAAAGTGGAGATTCTCTTTTTTTTAGGGAATAAAAAACTTGGGGCACTCTATTTAAATCAAGGTGTTTTAACTGGTTCAGGATTGGAAGAAGAATTGAAGAAGATTCCAGGTGTTTCACAGTATTCAATGAAATAGCATAGGGTTTTTTTAGATAAAAGTTAGTCAGGGGATGTGATTTTACCATTAAGAGCATTGAAGTATACGGTACGCGTAGAACCATCAGGATTACGAATTCCCACACTACAGACGGGTAAAAATACCTCTTCAGTTTTACGAATCGCGAAATCACCTCCAAAGACAATTTCAGTCAGAGTTTTAATTTGGGAAGGAGAATAATTTCTACTCCCTTTAGCAGAAGGTTTAGCTGGTTGGGAAACAAGAGCTTGATCTAAATGTGTGCAAGGTTTGGTTTCAAAATGGGGTTCAGCAAAATGAAGACGGAATTTATTCCCACTTATGACAATCAATTTCTTTTGACGACAGCTCTCTATCCAACTATCAAGAACATCTCGATCCACTTTGAAAAAATGGTAAAGCTTTTCACGATCAATCATTCCTCCAGCCTCTACTAAAGCCTTGATTACTTTAAAATCATTTTTATCAGCTTTTGCAAGTAGACAATCTTCAAATCCATGAGTTTTTTCCCAAGTCGTTGTATCAATCACCATTTCTCCATCGGATAATCCCCAAAGTAGTGTTCCTTCATAGGTCGTAGTATAATCTTTGGAATATTTCACATGCATTAATAGGTAGGGATAGTAGAGCATTTCAGGTTCAAGGTAAGTATAACCACTATTTTTAAGGCAATAATCTTTGTGAAGACGCATAAGTTCTTCAGGAGTATAGCGAATTTCAAGTGTACGAAATTCATTATTAGTGAATTTGCTATAAACAAATTCTTGAATCTTTGGAATGTTTTCCCAAGTATACCATCCACCAAACCCAAGACTTGCTAAAGTTAGAAGAGAAAAAATAAAACGCATAAACTCAACTATATGTTATTTTAAAGTCATTTTGTAAATTTGAGAGTAACAGATTGAAGCAAAAAAATCATAACTTGACCCATAGATTCGCTAAAAAGAAGTCTCCTATCTCTCATAAATTCTATATATGAAGAATATTCATTTATTTGACTTAAAATTTTTTTAGAAAATTTATTAAACAGAAAAAAATTCTAACCCATGGACAATAATGATTTTCTTAAAATCTGCAATCATTAGATCCTATGGAGAATTTGGGAATCAATGACAATATATTTCTCAACATCAGCACAAATTGAGGAAGTAGTATTTTGCAATCAGATAAGAGACTTACATAAGAATAATTTCTCGAGTATGAGAGATCATTTTTTAAAAAATAGGTAAGGATCATTCAATCTCTTAAGCTGCGTGCAGATTTATTTTTAGATAGATCATCAATTTCAGGAAGTTGGGAGTCTTAATTGATAAAAAAATCTTTGAGATAACCATAATAAATACCTACAAATAAATGTCTTATCCTAATTAATTTAGAATTACCATCTTGTTTGACAGGAACTGACCTTAAACATTATGATTTAATGGAGCATATTTTGAGAGCAGGTTTTGTGAGATCTATTTTTTTATTTATTTGGGTTTTCTTTTTGCCCCTTTCTATGTCTGCTGCCCTCAGACAAGTAGATAGAAAATGGTCACAAAAAATGCCTATTCCAATTGTTTCTATTCAAGAGCATTATGATAGAGGTTGTCAGGCCTTCTACGAAAAGAATTGGGATAAAGCTCTGCTAAATTTTACTATCATTACTACCCATTTCCCAGAGTCTCCTTTTTATGTAGATTCCATTTTTTATTTAGGTGCTTCTTATTATTTTAAAGAGAATTTTGATTTAGCCAATCAGCAATTTGACTTATATCTAATTCAAAATGGAACCTTAACACATTTTGAAAAGGTTTTTGATTTCAAGTATGAGATTGTGAATCAATATGAAAAGGGACGGAAAAAACATTTATTTGGTCTATCTCAATTGCCAAAGTGGTCATCTGGTAAGAGAGATATCATTTTAATTTTGGATGAAATTATTGCTGCTCTGCCTGGAAAAGAGATTGCTGCAAAGGCTCTCTATATGAAGGGAGAGACTTTTTTTAATAAAAGAGAGTATCGTGAAAGTATTAATTGTTTCCAAATATTAATACGGCGTTTTCTTAGACATTCACTTGCTGCTGATAGCTATGTTAAAATCTCAGATATTTATTATCAGCAAAGTTTATACGAATCACAAAATCCTGATCTTATTTCTTTAGCAAAGGTAAACATTAATAAATTTGGGAAAGCATTTCCGGGTGATGAAAGAATCCATATTGCAGAAGCTAATTTAATAGGTATGGAGGAGATTTATGCACAAAGTCTTTATAATACTGGTCGTTTTTACGAAAAGAAAAAAAAACCTTGTGCCTCTGTGATTTATTACGAGAATGCGATTCAAAAATATCCAATGACTCATGGGGCTCAAAAAAGTAAAACACGTTTAACCCATATTTCTTCTCTTGCTAAAGTTTAGTTTTAGATGAACACTTTTAGTCGATTCTTATTATCATGAGAAATGGATGTGAAATCAGGTCGAGAACTGATAATTCCATACGGAGGAGATTTTTACACATCCTCTTGTATTCCTATTTAGTTTTTATTCTTTCTGCATGTGGGTATCGATTTAGTCAAAAAGATTTGATAGGGTCTTATACCTCAGTTTGTATCCCCTATGTTGAAGGTGACAATAAAGGGCTCTTAACAAATGCTTTGATTCATGCTATGACAGTAAGTGGAGCTTTGGTTTATAGAGCTCATGGTGGTGATCTTCTATTAAAAGTGGTTACAGCTTCTCCCTTGGATACGAACATCGGCTTTGCTTATGCTCCTAGTAATAAAGAAGACGATAAATTTTCTGATTTCATTGTTTCAGACGAAGCTCGCCTAACGATGAAAGCAACTTTTAGTTTGATAGATCATCAAACAGGAGACTGTATATTTGGTCCTTATGAGGCGATTGCTTCGCTTACCTACGATTTTGATCCTGATTTAACGAACATTAATTTTCATGCTTTTTCCTTAGGACAACTTGAAATGCATAATTTAGCTCTTGATGCTGCTACAAATCGTCTTTATCAGATTTTAGCACAAAAGATCATCAGTATCATTAATCATTGTTGGTAGGTTTTTTTGAAATAGTTTAATGTGCTGTTCATGGAGTTTGAGGCTTCTTTAGATTCTCTCCCACACATGATGGAATATATACGTCAGCAGGCTCAACTATATGGCATTCAAAGTTCTATAATTAATAGAATTGAACTATCATGTGAAGAAGCGATTGTCAATATCATTTCTTATGCCTACCAAAAAGATCCTGGTCAAATTGAAATTACATGTAAAAAGCAGGGGATGCGTTTTGAGATTAGATTATGTGATCTTGGTCCTCCTTTTAATCCTATCGATGCTGATATTGATCCTCAATTCAATATTCCCATTGGTGAAAGAAAAATAGGAGGAATGGGAATTTTTCTCATTCGCAAGATTATAGATGAGGTTTCCTATCGACGTGAAGGCGAAGTGAATATCCTTTGTCTCGCCTTTAATCTTCTTTAAGGCGACAAATTTCCTCTTCGTTTTCTTC contains:
- a CDS encoding MFS transporter yields the protein MNTVLNFLRPAEHIEEIDDPRIVKKEYRYWRFRIFYAMFTGYIFYYFTRKSFTFAMPALMHDLGFNKAQLGVLGSALYITYGLSKFASGVMSDQSNPRYFMAFGLIITGMTSIFFGFSSSLILFAIFQGINGWFQGWGWPPCARLLTHWYSQSERGMWWSIWSTSHNVGGFLIPIIAGACTQYFGWRYAMFIPGILCIFMGFVLINRLRDTPQSLGLPTIEKYRQDYPSPEKLYEKSEKELSTKEILLNYVLTNKWIWILAIASFFVYVIRMAINDWSALYLIETKGYSMIKANGCVSLFEIGGLFGMLIAGWLSDKLSTGRRGPMNVLFSLGMIGSILVLWLFPEANGWLCSVVLFMIGFFLFGPQMLIGLAAAELSHKKAAGTASGFAGWFAYFGAAVAGYPLGKIAQEFGWLGYFLILIICGIVTVLLFLPMWNAQPQSRNNEQKEMEFSLSQDQIKPTKS
- the dnaE gene encoding DNA polymerase III subunit alpha → MWFSLHQHSQYSILEASSSVEGIAQKAAEMGMQATALTDHGNMHGVIDFYQTCKKYDVKPIVGCEVYVAPTSRFEKKKISGKTAFHLVLLAKNTQGYRNLCHLSSKGYLEGFYYHPRIDKELLQEYAEGLICLSSSLAGQVADLALYGTEEAFYQEILWYQKIFGEDYYLELQRHQMVEEKIVAISSEAWLEQQYRNFIQNQQKVNAMMVAASKKLGIPLVATNDTHYLEADDWQAHEILINIQSGEPVEIWEKDSFNNPTFRVPNPKRRVYSSHEFYFKSQEEMVALFFDLPEAISNTLKIAEKCQLELDFSTKHYPVFSCKPGYTKETFLRHLCEEGIKKRYPPERLQKVAEKYPEKDPMDVVHERLKLEMEIIYAKGMSDYLLIVWDFINWAKKEGIPVGPGRGSGVGSIILYLIEITDIEPLRFHLFFERFINPERLFYPDIDVDICMDRRAQVIDYTVAKYGRENVAQIVTFGTMKAKMTIKDVGRVLSVPLSKVNQIAKYIPDDLNMTLEKALEIDPDLYQMYLEDSDAKKIIDLGKKLEGSIRNTGIHAAGLIISGSPLTENIPICRPKESDMITTQFSMKPVEAVGMLKIDFLGLKTLTSIQIACDAVAMNTGKKLDWQNLPLDDEKTFHLLQQGKTLGVFQMESGGMQELARQLLPDKFEEIIAIGSLYRPGPMDMIPSFIHRKHGREKIEYDHPLLKPILEETYGIMVYQEQVMQIAQKLANYSLGEGDVLRRAMGKKDREQMEQEREKFRQGAIKNGLHEEVAAAIFDKIEKFASYGFNKSHAAAYGFLTYITAYLKANYPGIWMAALMTCDRDDISKVAKFIRELRSMNIDILSPDINESGKAFVMTEKGIRFAMSGIKGVGEGVVEVILEERDRNGPFANFYDFFKRIDLKRVSKKAIECLVDAGAFDFTGWLRDELRMKIEEMHEVASTDQKEADSGVLTFFSLMTEEISHRFTNPPEITHPTPKMEVLKKEKELLGFFLTGHPMDAFEHILERLSCTPLADLNQIEHNQLIRAAFILETVQIRVSQRSQKKFAILQISDGVETYELPVWSQLYEEKGDLLKVNQLIYAILQIDRREESIRLSCRWLDDLTKVNDVMIEECDKAFDYAKLQQNHLTNHQKKGIKSINKKSELLSLKLDVTIVRLSHILKMKNLFRFHSGSQKVEILFFLGNKKLGALYLNQGVLTGSGLEEELKKIPGVSQYSMK
- a CDS encoding tetratricopeptide repeat protein → MRSIFLFIWVFFLPLSMSAALRQVDRKWSQKMPIPIVSIQEHYDRGCQAFYEKNWDKALLNFTIITTHFPESPFYVDSIFYLGASYYFKENFDLANQQFDLYLIQNGTLTHFEKVFDFKYEIVNQYEKGRKKHLFGLSQLPKWSSGKRDIILILDEIIAALPGKEIAAKALYMKGETFFNKREYRESINCFQILIRRFLRHSLAADSYVKISDIYYQQSLYESQNPDLISLAKVNINKFGKAFPGDERIHIAEANLIGMEEIYAQSLYNTGRFYEKKKKPCASVIYYENAIQKYPMTHGAQKSKTRLTHISSLAKV
- the lptE gene encoding LPS assembly lipoprotein LptE, whose amino-acid sequence is MYSYLVFILSACGYRFSQKDLIGSYTSVCIPYVEGDNKGLLTNALIHAMTVSGALVYRAHGGDLLLKVVTASPLDTNIGFAYAPSNKEDDKFSDFIVSDEARLTMKATFSLIDHQTGDCIFGPYEAIASLTYDFDPDLTNINFHAFSLGQLEMHNLALDAATNRLYQILAQKIISIINHCW
- a CDS encoding ATP-binding protein; protein product: MEFEASLDSLPHMMEYIRQQAQLYGIQSSIINRIELSCEEAIVNIISYAYQKDPGQIEITCKKQGMRFEIRLCDLGPPFNPIDADIDPQFNIPIGERKIGGMGIFLIRKIIDEVSYRREGEVNILCLAFNLL